Proteins encoded within one genomic window of Bacillus thermozeamaize:
- a CDS encoding 4-hydroxybutyryl-CoA dehydratase, whose translation MMTPEQYINSLREQKKEVYFMGQRVENVVDHPAMRPHINSAAVTYQLACDPAYEHLATAVSHLTGRKINRWTHIPQNQEDLVKKVMMLRVAGQITGTCFQRCVGMDGLITLYTVTWEMDQKLGTNYHERFKKFLIETQDNDYMTDGAMTDPKGDRSKSPSQQHDPDLYVRVVEKREDGIIVRGAKMHQTGAINSHQILVMPGTAMKEEDKDYAVSFAVPADEKGVIYVFGRQVNDSRKWEGKIDQGNPKYGVVGGEALIIFDDVFVPWERVFMCGETEFTGILVDRFASYHRQNYGACKSGNLDVLIGATAKIADMHGLSKAGHVRDKLAEMAHLVETMYSGALACSYHCSMLSCGVAYVDPVLANTSKFNTARYYPEVTRIAQDIAGGFVATLPSEQELENPRIAPFIHKYYKTGENVDPIERIKLGRLIENMTGATPIIECMHGAGSPQAQRVVIQRSIDWQEKRRLAEAIISSEPNEKKSENHIGSNV comes from the coding sequence ATGATGACACCTGAGCAATATATCAACAGCTTGCGGGAACAAAAAAAAGAAGTCTACTTTATGGGGCAACGGGTGGAAAATGTCGTCGATCATCCGGCGATGCGTCCGCATATTAATTCGGCAGCCGTCACCTACCAGCTTGCTTGTGATCCTGCTTATGAACATCTTGCTACCGCAGTGTCCCATTTAACCGGTCGCAAGATCAACCGCTGGACCCATATTCCGCAAAACCAAGAGGATCTTGTGAAAAAAGTGATGATGTTACGCGTGGCGGGTCAAATCACCGGCACCTGTTTCCAACGCTGCGTGGGCATGGACGGTTTGATAACCCTTTATACGGTCACGTGGGAGATGGATCAAAAGCTGGGTACAAATTACCATGAACGGTTTAAAAAGTTCCTGATTGAAACGCAGGACAACGATTACATGACAGACGGCGCGATGACCGATCCGAAAGGAGATCGTTCCAAGAGTCCCTCTCAACAGCATGATCCCGATCTCTATGTGAGAGTTGTCGAGAAGAGGGAAGACGGCATCATTGTTCGCGGGGCAAAAATGCATCAAACGGGTGCGATCAACTCCCATCAGATCTTGGTGATGCCGGGTACAGCAATGAAGGAAGAGGATAAAGATTATGCGGTATCTTTTGCCGTCCCCGCTGACGAAAAAGGTGTCATCTATGTGTTCGGTCGTCAAGTGAATGACAGCCGGAAGTGGGAAGGAAAGATTGATCAGGGGAACCCCAAATACGGGGTGGTCGGCGGAGAAGCGTTGATAATATTTGATGATGTATTTGTTCCATGGGAGCGCGTGTTCATGTGTGGCGAGACGGAATTTACGGGGATCCTTGTCGACCGTTTCGCCTCGTACCATCGCCAGAACTATGGCGCGTGCAAGTCAGGCAATCTCGACGTCTTGATCGGGGCGACAGCAAAGATCGCTGACATGCATGGTTTGTCCAAAGCCGGTCATGTGAGGGATAAACTGGCGGAAATGGCTCACCTCGTGGAGACGATGTACAGCGGCGCCCTTGCTTGTTCGTACCATTGTTCCATGTTGTCATGCGGTGTCGCTTACGTGGACCCGGTATTGGCGAATACGTCGAAGTTTAATACGGCCCGGTATTACCCTGAAGTAACGAGGATTGCTCAGGACATCGCGGGCGGATTTGTGGCTACGCTTCCCTCGGAGCAGGAATTGGAAAATCCTCGCATCGCGCCATTTATTCACAAGTACTACAAGACCGGTGAGAATGTTGATCCGATCGAGCGCATCAAGCTGGGCCGCCTGATCGAAAACATGACTGGCGCAACCCCGATTATCGAGTGCATGCATGGCGCAGGCTCACCGCAAGCTCAGCGTGTCGTGATTCAGCGATCGATAGATTGGCAAGAAAAGCGTCGGCTGGCGGAGGCCATTATCTCTTCAGAGCCGAATGAAAAAAAGAGTGAGAATCATATAGGGTCGAATGTGTAA